Proteins encoded in a region of the Candidatus Margulisiibacteriota bacterium genome:
- the panC gene encoding pantoate--beta-alanine ligase: protein MLRLSGLKEMQAFSAQARRDKRTIGFVPTMGALHEGHLALAAEARKRCDLLVVSIFVNPIQFGPKEDFNAYPRDLEKDAQLLAPYEVDVLFTPSAAEMFPDGFNVQVEVKGITETLCGKSRPGHFAGVATVVAKLFNLVQPDRAFFGAKDYQQQLVIRKMVADLNFPVEIVTLPTVRESDGLAMSSRNRYLSPEERQAATVLYRGLLLAKEALAKGTEPIKVQQQIEAFIGQEPLAKLDYVTVVDSETLAEASNKGKHLVALAVYIGKTRLIDNLVV, encoded by the coding sequence ATGCTTCGGCTTTCCGGCCTGAAAGAGATGCAGGCGTTTTCCGCCCAGGCTCGGCGCGACAAACGGACGATTGGTTTTGTCCCGACGATGGGGGCGCTGCACGAAGGGCATCTTGCCCTGGCGGCTGAAGCCCGAAAGCGTTGCGACCTGTTGGTGGTCAGCATTTTTGTAAACCCGATCCAATTCGGCCCTAAAGAAGATTTTAACGCTTACCCCCGGGACCTTGAAAAAGACGCGCAGCTTTTGGCGCCGTACGAGGTTGATGTTCTTTTCACGCCGTCGGCGGCCGAGATGTTTCCCGACGGATTTAACGTTCAAGTCGAAGTTAAAGGGATAACGGAAACACTGTGCGGCAAAAGCCGGCCCGGTCATTTCGCCGGAGTAGCGACTGTCGTGGCCAAATTGTTCAATCTGGTCCAGCCGGACAGGGCGTTTTTCGGCGCGAAAGATTATCAGCAACAGCTGGTGATCAGAAAAATGGTTGCCGATCTGAATTTTCCGGTTGAGATCGTGACTTTGCCGACGGTCAGGGAAAGCGACGGGCTGGCAATGAGCTCTCGCAACCGCTATCTTAGTCCGGAAGAAAGGCAGGCTGCGACCGTCCTTTATAGGGGGTTGCTTCTGGCTAAGGAAGCGCTGGCTAAAGGAACCGAGCCGATCAAGGTGCAGCAGCAAATAGAAGCGTTTATCGGCCAAGAACCATTGGCGAAGCTCGATTACGTCACGGTTGTTGATTCGGAGACGCTGGCGGAAGCTTCAAATAAAGGGAAACACTTGGTCGCGTTAGCCGTTTATATCGGTAAGACCAGGTTGATCGATAATTTAGTCGTTTAG
- a CDS encoding type II secretion system protein translates to MGKGRGFTLVELLVVISIVGLLCFSLLPVLNRFRGRVCLKRAASLTVANLRLAQAKAILHSNQINCLVAGEVLPGVAVMTTKTYAFTADGFTPPAGSGTSTLTSKHGKRKVIVSSMGRVRSE, encoded by the coding sequence ATGGGGAAAGGGCGGGGGTTTACTTTGGTTGAACTGCTGGTTGTTATAAGTATCGTCGGGTTATTGTGTTTTTCTTTGCTCCCCGTGCTTAATAGATTCAGAGGACGGGTGTGTCTGAAACGGGCCGCCAGCCTAACCGTTGCCAATTTAAGGCTAGCCCAGGCAAAGGCAATCTTGCACTCCAATCAAATAAACTGCTTAGTTGCCGGAGAGGTTTTGCCGGGAGTTGCCGTAATGACGACCAAAACGTACGCTTTTACGGCGGATGGCTTCACCCCGCCGGCCGGCTCCGGGACCTCGACTCTGACCTCAAAACATGGAAAACGCAAAGTTATTGTTTCCTCCATGGGGAGAGTGCGGAGTGAATAA
- a CDS encoding prepilin-type N-terminal cleavage/methylation domain-containing protein: MKRGFTLIELLVVLGLLAVIMPVMLSILAGEIKSGDKVIARSLGQQAETILAWRIVSSLRGADKVNIIASNEAEITTDSLIFSYLYEGGIVKRRSGKSSQPLSNPGEIQGLTFRSIGSNTIEMTLNQRQVLICRE; the protein is encoded by the coding sequence ATGAAACGGGGTTTTACTTTGATTGAACTGCTGGTCGTTCTTGGTTTATTAGCGGTGATAATGCCGGTTATGCTTTCGATTCTGGCCGGTGAGATAAAAAGCGGCGACAAGGTTATAGCGCGAAGTTTAGGCCAACAGGCGGAAACCATCCTCGCCTGGCGGATAGTGAGCAGTTTACGCGGCGCGGACAAGGTTAATATTATCGCTTCAAACGAGGCCGAAATTACAACGGACAGTCTAATCTTCTCTTATCTTTACGAAGGAGGGATTGTTAAGCGAAGGAGCGGGAAAAGCAGTCAGCCCCTCTCGAATCCGGGCGAAATACAGGGCTTAACGTTCCGGTCGATCGGGTCGAACACGATAGAAATGACTCTCAATCAACGGCAGGTCTTGATATGCAGGGAATGA
- a CDS encoding EamA family transporter, with translation MTNYLIMVTSILLAVAGQLMMKKGMVAFGAFPFNQLLVKIIPMVLNPWVFFGFVCFGLSSLFWLVVLSRLPLSLVYPMVSIGYVLVALVSMYLFREPVSAVRWLGIVVIVAGVILISRS, from the coding sequence ATGACAAACTATTTGATCATGGTCACATCGATTTTATTGGCGGTCGCCGGGCAATTAATGATGAAAAAAGGAATGGTTGCGTTTGGTGCGTTCCCATTTAACCAGCTATTAGTGAAAATTATTCCGATGGTCCTCAATCCCTGGGTCTTTTTTGGTTTTGTTTGTTTTGGCCTTTCTTCCTTGTTCTGGCTGGTCGTCCTTTCCCGCTTGCCCTTAAGCCTGGTCTATCCGATGGTCAGCATCGGCTACGTTTTGGTTGCCTTGGTCTCAATGTATTTGTTCCGTGAGCCGGTCAGCGCCGTTCGTTGGCTGGGGATCGTGGTAATAGTCGCCGGAGTTATTCTTATTTCCCGCAGTTAA
- a CDS encoding bifunctional nuclease family protein, which yields MIELIVGGLGFDPRNLSPLVLLRDQEELNFLPIWIGVFEAAAVAMEMQGVKPPRPMTHDLLRNSIEALGGKVKQVIITDVKEGTFFATINIETKEGKILNIDARPSDAIALAVRCHIPILVSEVVMMQAKLVNSEKDAEETKKFNDFVQDIRPEDFTKYYNKD from the coding sequence ATGATCGAGCTGATTGTCGGTGGGTTAGGTTTTGACCCGCGCAATCTCTCCCCCTTGGTCCTGCTCCGCGATCAGGAAGAGCTGAACTTTCTCCCCATCTGGATCGGCGTGTTTGAAGCTGCCGCCGTCGCCATGGAGATGCAAGGGGTTAAGCCCCCCCGCCCGATGACCCACGATCTCCTGCGCAATTCCATTGAAGCCCTCGGCGGCAAAGTCAAACAAGTGATCATTACTGACGTTAAAGAGGGAACCTTCTTCGCGACCATCAACATCGAAACAAAAGAAGGTAAGATTTTAAACATCGATGCCCGCCCATCCGACGCGATCGCCCTGGCGGTCCGCTGTCACATTCCAATCCTGGTTTCAGAAGTCGTCATGATGCAGGCCAAGCTGGTCAATTCGGAAAAAGACGCCGAAGAGACGAAAAAATTCAATGATTTTGTGCAGGATATCCGCCCCGAAGACTTCACCAAGTACTACAACAAAGATTAA
- the rplT gene encoding 50S ribosomal protein L20, whose protein sequence is MVRVKRGFVARRRRKKIFNRAKGFRRTVRTQFRRAKTAVFKALTHATRGRRQKKRDMRSLWIGRINAAAVAAGLKYNTLISGLKKAGVALDRKMLADLAMNDPATFAKIVEVAAKA, encoded by the coding sequence ATGGTTAGGGTTAAAAGAGGATTTGTTGCTCGTCGCCGAAGAAAAAAGATTTTCAACCGGGCTAAAGGGTTCCGCCGGACGGTTAGGACCCAGTTCCGCCGCGCCAAGACCGCGGTTTTCAAGGCTTTAACGCACGCGACCCGCGGACGGCGCCAGAAAAAGCGGGATATGCGCTCCTTGTGGATCGGCCGGATCAACGCCGCCGCGGTAGCCGCCGGCCTGAAATATAACACTCTCATCTCCGGCTTAAAAAAAGCCGGCGTCGCGCTGGACCGCAAAATGCTGGCCGACCTCGCCATGAACGATCCGGCGACCTTCGCCAAGATCGTTGAAGTCGCCGCCAAGGCATGA
- the rpmI gene encoding 50S ribosomal protein L35: protein MPKAKTRRAAAKRFEIKKSGKILRRSSGLRHLLEWKSASKRRRLKAKKEVSPSDVRRIHDMLPGG from the coding sequence ATGCCTAAAGCAAAAACAAGACGAGCGGCCGCGAAAAGGTTCGAAATTAAAAAGTCGGGAAAGATCTTAAGACGGTCTTCCGGATTACGCCACCTTTTGGAATGGAAATCAGCTTCCAAAAGACGGCGCCTGAAAGCGAAGAAAGAAGTTTCGCCTTCGGACGTTCGGCGGATCCACGATATGTTGCCAGGAGGCTAA
- the infC gene encoding translation initiation factor IF-3 — translation MVWGLTIKQYQVNERIWAKEVRLIDENGQQLGNRPTPEALRLARERGCDLILIAPAATPPVAKIGDYGKLKYELSKKDKEARKSSKSGVIKEVKLSPKIAQHDFDVRVNKTLEFLAKGFKVKINIFFRGREMAHKELGHRVLERMIEAVTEAGKPEAPPKMEGKNLNLMLAPVKH, via the coding sequence ATTGTATGGGGGCTAACAATTAAACAGTATCAGGTTAATGAACGCATTTGGGCCAAGGAAGTCAGACTGATTGACGAAAACGGACAACAGCTTGGCAACCGCCCAACCCCCGAAGCACTTCGTCTGGCGCGCGAGCGCGGTTGCGATCTTATTTTGATCGCGCCGGCCGCGACTCCGCCGGTCGCCAAGATCGGCGACTACGGCAAGCTTAAGTACGAATTGTCTAAAAAGGATAAAGAGGCGCGCAAATCCTCTAAATCCGGGGTTATAAAAGAAGTTAAGCTCTCCCCCAAGATCGCCCAGCACGATTTTGACGTGCGGGTAAACAAGACCTTGGAATTCCTCGCGAAGGGATTTAAGGTCAAGATCAACATTTTCTTCCGGGGAAGAGAAATGGCCCATAAAGAACTGGGACATCGGGTCCTGGAACGAATGATTGAAGCAGTTACGGAGGCGGGCAAGCCAGAGGCTCCTCCAAAGATGGAAGGGAAAAACCTAAATCTAATGCTTGCGCCGGTGAAACATTAA
- the thrS gene encoding threonine--tRNA ligase → MSKFDLETLRHSTSHLLAQAVMEIFPGVKLGIGPSTEDGFYYDFDLPQAITPEDLPKIEKAMKDICKKNQKFERQEVSKDEALRLFEEKGEKYKVEIIKDLETDKVTLYRNGDFVDLCRGPHVDFTGRIKAFKLLSIAGAYWRGIETNPMMQRIYGTAFPTKEELDTYLANLEEAKKRDHRKLGKELDLFSLHEEAGAGLVYYHPKGAMLRSLIEDFMKKENLKRGYEQVYIPHIAKIDLWNTSGHTNYYRENMYFMKIDEQEYVVKPMNCPGHILIYSRKTRSYRDLPIRYFEFGTVYRYEKSGVLHGLLRVRGFTQDDAHIFCREDQLEGEIVQTLDFIAFVMKTFGFDFKINLSTRPESFAGTIDNWEKATAILEKALQDRGLPFEIDPGAGVFYGPKIDVKLKDSLGRAWQGPTVQVDFNLPQRFNLNYIGEDGKQKTPVMVHRAILGSLERFIGALIEHYGGAFPFWLAPTQVSILPVSDRHNDYADKVAAQLREIGVRVEVDPRRETIGAKIRNAQLQKVPYMLIVGDKEEQAGTVAIRSREKGEIGVKTIQDFSFDLRPEMRYN, encoded by the coding sequence ATGAGTAAATTCGACTTGGAAACCTTGCGTCATTCTACCTCCCACCTCCTGGCCCAGGCGGTCATGGAGATCTTCCCAGGAGTAAAACTTGGGATCGGCCCATCGACCGAAGACGGTTTTTATTACGATTTTGATCTGCCGCAGGCAATCACCCCCGAAGATCTTCCGAAAATCGAAAAAGCGATGAAGGATATCTGCAAGAAAAACCAGAAATTCGAACGGCAGGAAGTGAGCAAAGACGAAGCGCTCCGTTTATTTGAGGAAAAAGGGGAAAAATATAAGGTCGAGATCATCAAAGATCTTGAGACTGACAAGGTCACTCTCTATCGCAATGGCGACTTTGTCGACCTCTGCCGCGGCCCCCACGTTGATTTTACCGGCCGGATCAAGGCCTTCAAACTCCTCTCCATCGCCGGCGCTTACTGGCGCGGGATAGAGACCAATCCGATGATGCAGCGGATCTACGGAACCGCCTTTCCAACCAAAGAAGAGCTTGATACCTATCTCGCCAATCTGGAAGAGGCCAAGAAGCGCGATCACCGTAAATTGGGCAAAGAGCTAGACCTCTTCTCCCTCCACGAAGAAGCCGGAGCCGGGTTAGTCTATTATCACCCGAAAGGGGCGATGCTCCGCAGTCTGATCGAAGATTTTATGAAAAAAGAGAATCTCAAACGGGGTTACGAACAGGTTTATATCCCTCATATCGCCAAGATCGATCTCTGGAACACTTCCGGCCATACTAATTATTATCGCGAAAACATGTATTTCATGAAGATCGATGAACAAGAGTATGTCGTTAAACCGATGAACTGCCCGGGCCATATTCTGATCTATAGCCGTAAGACTCGAAGCTACCGCGATCTGCCGATCCGCTATTTTGAATTCGGCACGGTCTATCGCTACGAAAAATCGGGCGTTCTCCATGGACTGCTGCGGGTCCGGGGCTTTACCCAGGATGACGCCCACATCTTCTGCCGGGAAGACCAGCTTGAGGGAGAGATCGTGCAAACGTTGGATTTTATCGCGTTTGTCATGAAAACATTCGGCTTTGATTTCAAGATCAACCTCTCGACCCGGCCGGAAAGTTTTGCCGGCACGATCGACAATTGGGAAAAAGCAACCGCTATCCTGGAAAAAGCGCTTCAAGATAGGGGCCTTCCCTTCGAGATCGATCCGGGTGCCGGCGTTTTCTACGGTCCGAAGATCGATGTTAAGCTCAAAGACTCCCTGGGCCGGGCCTGGCAGGGACCGACTGTTCAGGTTGATTTCAACCTCCCCCAACGTTTTAACCTTAATTACATTGGCGAAGATGGAAAACAAAAGACGCCAGTGATGGTCCATCGCGCTATTTTAGGCAGTTTGGAGCGATTTATTGGGGCTTTGATCGAACATTACGGCGGGGCGTTCCCCTTCTGGCTCGCGCCAACCCAAGTCTCGATCCTGCCGGTCTCTGACCGCCATAACGACTACGCAGACAAAGTTGCCGCCCAGCTCCGGGAGATCGGGGTCCGGGTCGAAGTCGACCCCCGCCGGGAGACTATTGGCGCTAAAATCCGCAACGCCCAGCTCCAAAAAGTCCCTTATATGCTGATTGTTGGGGATAAAGAAGAGCAAGCCGGCACGGTCGCCATCCGCTCCCGCGAAAAGGGAGAGATCGGCGTTAAGACGATCCAGGATTTTTCCTTTGACCTCCGCCCTGAAATGCGCTATAATTAG
- a CDS encoding 1-deoxy-D-xylulose-5-phosphate reductoisomerase — translation MKKGITILGSTGSIGKQTLEIVSIYPSRLNVVALAARNDIPILVEQIKKFQPQLVALATEEGKQKLLAALPDIKAEVVVGPEGLVKAATMPTAKMVVVAIPGAAPLSAALAAVQAKKDIALATKEVLVAAGDLFMKEVAANKVRIFPIDSEHSAITQCLRGEDRKTIKKLIITASGGPFLKTPVEKFATLTAKEALKHPTWKMGPKVTIDSATLMNKGLEVIEAHHLFGLDYSQIEVIIHPESTIHSMVEFIDGSVIAQLGAPDMRIPIQYALLEEERQQNMWGRLDFTKVAQLTFQKPDFTKFPCLQYAYEAGKKGGTMTAVLNAASEVAVRQFLDGKISFAEIPQRVKAVLDKHESQPIASLDNVLAADAWARTA, via the coding sequence ATGAAAAAGGGCATTACTATCCTCGGCTCCACCGGCTCGATCGGCAAACAAACACTGGAAATTGTTTCCATTTACCCCAGCCGTTTAAACGTTGTCGCTTTGGCCGCCAGGAACGATATCCCGATCCTGGTCGAGCAGATCAAGAAATTCCAACCGCAGCTCGTTGCCCTGGCGACTGAAGAAGGGAAACAAAAGCTCCTAGCCGCCCTCCCTGATATCAAGGCGGAAGTCGTCGTTGGCCCCGAAGGTTTGGTCAAAGCGGCGACAATGCCGACCGCTAAAATGGTAGTCGTCGCGATCCCCGGCGCCGCCCCCCTTTCGGCCGCGTTAGCCGCGGTCCAGGCCAAGAAAGATATTGCCCTGGCCACGAAAGAAGTCCTTGTCGCCGCCGGTGACCTGTTCATGAAAGAGGTCGCGGCCAATAAAGTGCGAATCTTCCCAATCGACAGCGAGCACAGCGCCATCACCCAATGTTTACGGGGAGAAGATCGCAAAACGATCAAGAAGCTGATCATTACCGCTTCCGGGGGGCCTTTTTTAAAGACCCCGGTGGAAAAGTTCGCCACGCTGACCGCTAAAGAAGCTTTAAAACACCCGACCTGGAAGATGGGGCCCAAAGTCACCATTGATTCCGCCACTTTGATGAACAAAGGGCTGGAAGTGATCGAAGCTCACCATCTCTTTGGGCTCGATTATTCCCAGATCGAGGTCATTATCCACCCCGAAAGTACCATCCACTCCATGGTTGAGTTCATTGACGGCTCGGTCATCGCCCAGTTAGGCGCCCCTGACATGCGGATCCCGATCCAATACGCCCTGCTGGAAGAGGAACGACAGCAAAATATGTGGGGCCGGCTCGATTTCACCAAGGTCGCGCAACTGACCTTCCAAAAGCCGGACTTCACCAAGTTCCCTTGCCTGCAGTACGCTTATGAGGCTGGCAAAAAAGGCGGGACCATGACCGCCGTTCTTAACGCCGCCAGCGAAGTCGCCGTCCGCCAGTTTCTTGATGGTAAGATCAGCTTCGCCGAGATCCCCCAGCGGGTCAAAGCGGTCCTGGATAAGCACGAAAGCCAGCCTATTGCCTCACTTGATAATGTCCTAGCCGCCGACGCTTGGGCTAGGACAGCTTAA
- a CDS encoding DedA family protein, which produces MIAQVLEILLHFVTNTISQIGYAGIFILMTLESACIPIPSELIMPFSGYLVSTGKMTLLGATLMGALGNLLGAVLTYAIGYYGGRPFVLKYGKYFFIKEKEVHHAEKFFAKHGDFAVFIARNLPVIRTFISLPAGVAEMPFLKFSLYSFLGSIPWCFALTYLGYLLGSNWLIIRKYGDIIDILVGLVILAFLAKWIYDYYHEKNGRS; this is translated from the coding sequence GTGATCGCGCAGGTTTTGGAAATACTGCTGCACTTCGTTACCAATACGATCTCACAGATCGGCTATGCGGGAATTTTTATCCTAATGACCCTGGAATCGGCCTGTATTCCAATCCCCTCCGAATTGATCATGCCCTTTTCCGGCTATCTAGTCTCTACCGGCAAAATGACCTTGCTTGGAGCAACTCTAATGGGAGCGCTGGGAAATTTGCTGGGAGCGGTCTTAACCTACGCGATCGGCTATTACGGCGGGCGCCCTTTCGTGCTTAAGTACGGCAAGTATTTTTTTATCAAAGAGAAAGAAGTCCATCACGCTGAAAAATTCTTCGCCAAGCACGGTGATTTTGCCGTCTTTATCGCCCGCAACCTGCCGGTGATCAGGACCTTCATCTCACTGCCGGCCGGGGTAGCGGAGATGCCTTTCTTGAAATTCTCGCTCTATTCGTTCCTTGGTTCGATCCCCTGGTGTTTTGCCTTGACCTATCTGGGCTATCTTCTGGGGAGCAATTGGCTGATCATCAGAAAATACGGGGATATTATTGATATCTTAGTCGGGCTGGTCATTCTCGCTTTTCTAGCCAAGTGGATTTATGACTATTATCACGAAAAGAACGGACGGAGTTAA
- a CDS encoding peptidylprolyl isomerase yields MIFAATLSAAGRKKTMDKTYAILETSMGKIVCELLDKEAPQTVRNFVGLAKGEIGWLDPKTGEIEKKPLYDGTIFHRVIPDFMIQGGDPLGNGMGGPGYKFDDETPQTTTFDKPGRLAMANSGPNTNGSQFFITVAPTGWLDGKHTIFGKVIKGYDLVEKISQAERDERDRPRTEIVLKKVTITNKKP; encoded by the coding sequence ATGATCTTCGCGGCTACCTTGTCCGCGGCAGGAAGGAAAAAAACAATGGATAAAACTTACGCGATCCTGGAGACTTCGATGGGGAAAATCGTCTGCGAATTGCTTGACAAGGAAGCGCCGCAAACGGTCAGGAATTTTGTCGGCCTGGCCAAGGGAGAGATCGGCTGGCTGGACCCCAAGACCGGCGAGATCGAGAAAAAACCGTTATATGACGGGACCATTTTCCACCGGGTAATTCCCGACTTCATGATCCAGGGGGGAGATCCGCTGGGGAACGGCATGGGAGGCCCCGGCTATAAGTTCGATGACGAAACGCCGCAAACCACCACCTTCGATAAGCCGGGACGCCTGGCCATGGCCAATTCCGGCCCGAACACCAACGGCAGCCAATTCTTCATCACCGTCGCGCCGACCGGCTGGCTTGACGGCAAACACACCATCTTCGGCAAAGTTATCAAAGGTTACGACCTTGTCGAAAAGATCTCCCAGGCGGAACGGGACGAGCGCGATCGGCCGCGGACCGAGATCGTCCTGAAAAAAGTCACGATCACCAATAAGAAACCGTGA
- a CDS encoding SprT family zinc-dependent metalloprotease, which translates to MAFNYQLKRSRRRRSVGITVDPRRGVAVAAPFWVSQAQINEVLKDKQAWIEEKLALFAAQPAWQEKTFQEGELLLFLGREYQLRHDHALAKGVYLQAEQVVVSPGPRKDPRSIKKLIRAWYYSAAGKILAERIAFYSSKLAVYPGKVAVKEHRRQWGSCSRKGNLNFNWKLVMAPLEIVDYVVVHELSHLHYLNHSKLFWAKVASIVPNYKERRKWLKTHGLKLEL; encoded by the coding sequence ATGGCATTTAATTATCAGTTAAAGAGAAGCCGGCGCCGCCGGAGTGTTGGGATCACCGTTGATCCGAGGCGCGGGGTTGCCGTGGCCGCTCCGTTTTGGGTCAGCCAGGCGCAGATCAACGAGGTGCTGAAGGACAAGCAAGCGTGGATCGAAGAAAAGCTTGCTCTTTTCGCCGCGCAACCGGCTTGGCAAGAAAAGACTTTTCAAGAAGGCGAACTGCTTTTGTTCTTAGGCCGGGAATACCAGTTGCGGCACGATCACGCGCTGGCCAAAGGGGTATATTTGCAGGCGGAGCAAGTTGTTGTCAGTCCCGGGCCAAGAAAGGATCCCCGATCAATCAAAAAGCTGATCCGCGCCTGGTATTATTCGGCGGCCGGGAAAATTCTGGCCGAGCGGATCGCGTTCTACTCGTCAAAGTTAGCCGTTTATCCCGGGAAGGTTGCGGTCAAGGAGCATCGCCGGCAATGGGGGAGCTGTTCCCGAAAGGGGAACCTTAATTTTAATTGGAAACTGGTGATGGCTCCGCTGGAGATCGTCGATTATGTCGTTGTCCATGAGTTAAGCCACCTCCATTATCTCAACCATTCCAAGCTGTTTTGGGCCAAGGTCGCGTCAATTGTTCCAAATTATAAAGAACGGCGAAAATGGCTGAAAACCCACGGGCTGAAACTGGAGCTGTAG
- a CDS encoding HAMP domain-containing sensor histidine kinase — MFISGFSPIRVRPRAIAGGGPQASRPKQEAAASRSDSGTYTISFSRNGKVGHGSDGPIYGKAKVLLISGDDKLIKKMEGLISGLDHEYLFLPPNNETLLLLRNVQVNLTIIDVGKKELADEMVERIKHQLPGAKIIVLTEYDPVEAGGAVKASQNVDCYLEKKEAENGLPFLIELLLSQQQLEFERNKAREVAAEQTRLADIGLGAAAVAHEINNQLTGLHGALYLIGEALNREGAALASYKKIKGYIDGALTGLEHIKAIIQTIQDLGRGNAADSLYSINEVVLGVKALSAADLRRKSVVLQMEMDESNPMVFGKKQKLMQIVLNLINNACHAVAEEGKIIVMTKRTEDGISLAVSDNGSGIAAEALPHIFKPFYTTKSEKEGTGLGLYIVRKLVEELGGTISVATKIGGGTTFTVFIPPTTN, encoded by the coding sequence ATGTTTATTTCTGGTTTTTCCCCGATTAGGGTGCGGCCGCGGGCGATCGCCGGCGGCGGACCACAAGCTAGCCGGCCGAAGCAGGAGGCTGCCGCTTCACGTTCAGACTCCGGCACTTACACGATCTCTTTTTCACGCAACGGCAAAGTCGGGCACGGCTCCGATGGTCCGATATACGGCAAAGCCAAAGTTTTATTGATAAGCGGCGACGACAAACTTATCAAGAAGATGGAAGGGTTGATCTCCGGCCTTGATCACGAATATTTATTCTTGCCGCCGAACAATGAAACGCTGTTATTGCTCCGCAACGTTCAGGTCAACCTGACGATCATCGACGTCGGGAAGAAGGAGCTGGCCGACGAAATGGTCGAACGGATCAAGCACCAGTTGCCCGGCGCCAAGATCATTGTTTTGACCGAATACGATCCGGTTGAAGCGGGGGGGGCCGTTAAAGCCAGCCAAAATGTTGACTGCTATTTGGAAAAAAAAGAGGCGGAAAACGGCCTGCCTTTCTTGATCGAATTATTGCTTAGCCAGCAGCAGCTCGAGTTCGAAAGGAATAAAGCCAGAGAGGTCGCCGCGGAACAAACCCGGCTGGCGGATATCGGCTTGGGGGCGGCGGCGGTCGCGCACGAGATCAACAACCAACTGACCGGACTGCACGGCGCCCTTTATCTGATCGGCGAAGCGCTTAATCGGGAAGGGGCGGCTCTTGCCAGTTATAAAAAAATCAAGGGGTATATCGACGGAGCATTAACCGGCCTGGAGCATATCAAAGCGATCATTCAGACGATTCAGGATTTAGGCCGGGGGAATGCCGCTGATTCGCTTTACTCGATCAATGAGGTGGTTCTGGGGGTTAAAGCCTTGAGCGCTGCCGACTTGCGGCGGAAGTCAGTCGTTCTGCAGATGGAAATGGACGAAAGCAATCCGATGGTTTTTGGTAAAAAGCAGAAATTAATGCAGATCGTTTTGAACCTGATAAATAATGCCTGCCATGCCGTCGCTGAAGAAGGGAAAATTATTGTCATGACCAAGAGAACGGAGGATGGGATCAGTTTGGCGGTCAGTGATAATGGGTCAGGAATAGCGGCAGAGGCGTTGCCCCACATTTTCAAGCCGTTTTATACGACAAAATCAGAAAAAGAGGGGACCGGGCTGGGTTTGTATATTGTAAGGAAATTGGTGGAAGAACTTGGCGGAACGATCAGCGTCGCGACCAAGATTGGCGGAGGGACGACCTTCACAGTCTTTATCCCTCCGACCACAAATTAA